The DNA window aacaaaatagaaaaaataatgtatttgttacataataaaataataaataattaataggtTAATTATCTCCCAAGAATAAGTAAATATCTTATATTTATCTCCTATTTTTGTGGATTTTTGAAGCCCAAGTCGCAACTTTGATTGTTCTCCCGAATGCAAGCTGCACATCaagttaggggtgttcattaaaTTGCTCACACCGCACAAACCGGTCGCACCGCACCTGTAAAGATCGCTTAATTTTAGTATAAGAATTAAcagataattaaattttaattctgaattagatttttaattatgatttatgaatttatggtgatatatttgaattctaagtgtgttatttatgttatatatgaaatttcatatttttcatattttatgccTGGTAATAGTGAAAAGCGACGTGTAGCCGGTAGGGTCACTTTTTCTTGTGGTTTAGAATTTTAGTAATAGAAGGGCAATTGAGATAGACATTAGAAATGTCAAGTATATTCGAGGTTATTAAGTTTGACCAAAATACTCTTTAGTGGCAAAGTTACTTCATGGTGAAGTAAGGGGTAAATTGGTAATTTACCTTGAGTTTTTGTCTTTAATGCTAGGTGGAtttccattttattttattttgaattttgttaTGCTAAAATAGGAAGGTGACTCCTTTGTTGACTTAgaagaaattataaatttttggaAGAGATTCATTGTTTCTTTCTCCCTTAGGGTTCAGccaaacccaaaccaaaacCACCAGCAATTTCCTTCAACTTCTAGTTTTCTTTGAGGATTCCACCAAAATATTTAGTAGCTTTTGTCATCTTTCCAAGATCAAGGGGCCTATAAATTTTCGAACAACTGTTCTACTCAGGTTGATcgacacacttgaattcgaaaacgaggtaagattagtataatgatatgcatatgtgattacatgtttagcgtgcatgtttgtaaagcctgttagattacattgatagtGGTATCAATATACGTAGAATTGTATTGGATACCGATAAATGTATATTTGGCTCAAGTATTATTTGACattatcacatcggtacgactagagtactgattataggctgatattatggtcaatagtactatcatatgaacgttctagactcactACCGCCTAGGGTGTAGGGATAGGATTACAATTGGGTGTATGATCGCCTAACTGTAATCCGGGTTATatttatgattatgattatgcttttcttactaagtctgtcgactcactgatattgtttgcatgtgtaggtaagggaaagACTAAGGCTAAACAGCAGTGAGCTCGAGCGGATAAAAATTGTACATGTTGGGACGGTTAGGCCTAAAGCGTACGATTTTTGGGACAGCAGACTATATTTTGTAATGTCGCTAGGCGAAAACTTTTGTatcaaatatattttgtaacttagttgcaaaaaaattaaaatacgaGATACCGGTTATATATAAGTTACTTTCTTAAAAGGataataaagttttaaaaaatcacGATTTTAAATTAACTCGCTGATTAGCAACAGACTGCACAGTTAATATAAAATTACGATAACACGCCTAagctagtagggtgttacagcacCACACCGCATAAAAAATGCAGTTTAAAATCTTTTGCGGTGCGATTGTAGTTTGCATTTATTCCAAACCGCACGGTGCAACACGATTTGcagttttgaatttaataattgcggttcaaaccgcaccgcactatatattacaaagttatcaatttttacaatatgatttTAATTCTTTTATCATATAAGAacaaatatatgtatacattacattaatttttttagagaTAATTCAATATAATGACTTGATGattagtatatatgttatgatgtcaaaattttaataatatttcttttttatattgttaaaaatttatagattgatttttaattttttattataatgttCGATAATGATGATAGTGTAAACCGCTCAAACTGCACTACACCACACTGTATTTTTGCAGTGTGGTTTTTGTAGTTTTAATATCTAGCGGTGCAGTTGCGGgttgagaaattagaaaaactgcATATGCAGTTTGGTTTGGAAAAAGGTTACAACCTGCACCGTGAACACTCCTACATCAAGTGTCTACCAGGGTCAAGGCTGCACACCAAGTACCTGCCAACGTGCAAGCTGGTCGGGCAAGTGCCTGCCAGGATATAGGCTTATtaatctaatccaagttcaatatcggtcccttccgatgcattctccatacatccaacccaagcttactttaatcagtgccctggaaaggacatagcacttatcaaaggtgcaagtaaactacattgtagattatcctacCAGTTAAACCccgtgtactgataaatcataagaatacatttaattacataatcttgattactttccactgtgttgacaacacaataaacaagaatatcaatgtgataaagatttggatgaatttataaatcaaataaataaataaataaccacATGAATCAAATAACAtattaaataagtaatgaaaataaatctATTTCTTATAAATGAATATAAAAGATAACAtagaaataaagttttatttagaACACAAAACCTAATAGTTAGTGCCTTTATCGTCCCAGAGTGCGAACCAAAGCACTTGGGCGACTTAATGACTCCTTGGCCTTCTTTAATTAGTATCCACGTGTCATCCTTGCGAAAATGCAGATAACAATGAtatctacaattttttataataatattatattatttgattttatttttttattgtgagcatatatatattttgttgtaaggtatataatttttgctgtatatagtatatcatttatttaagatggtatttagtttttattttattatatataatgattatatataaatttttggtATGTACGCATATTTTAATAGTAATATCTATAATTTtgttagtaatatatatattttttgaatattaatttagtattgttataatttctttgtgatatataattacaatatattaatttttattaatacgatatatcaaatatcattgtatatatttaatgatgtaatatatttttttgcttttgttacaatatattaatatgcaatactaaaaaaattatataacttaatttaattaagaacaATTTACGGCGAAACCcccttatattttaatttttatacacttaaccctctCATCTTTTTTtgggtggcaaaacccccttatgttttaatttttatacacttaacctccTTATCTTTTTTAGTGGCAAAACcctcttatgttttaatttttatacacttaacctccttattttttttttatggcagaactcccttatgtttatttttttttacaaatttgacacgccagttaaatattaccATTAAATATCAACTGGATGACCACTGTATACACCTGTGTATATGTAACAGTAAAACCTCGAAGTCGATACAGTAGTAATCCAATTAGTATTTAACAGTAATATctaactaaaatttaacatttgcaaagaaaagtaaaaTTAAGGGGGTTTcgccaccaaaaaaaaagataaggaggaagtgtctaaaaattaaaacacaaGGAGGTTttgtcacaaaaaaaaaaaggggggttaagtgtataaaaattaaaacataagggggttttgcacAAATTGatctttaattaatatatattgttgACCTTGAAAAATGATCAATCAACAACGGGGTTGTACAGATCTAATGCTTGCCAAGTGTGTACACAAACAAGAATTTAAAACAATAGACAATGGGATTTGTTATAGAGGTTAGACCCCCTTGTGATAGCGGGTAACGACCCactccccttttagttgtattatacTGATGGAATTACTATTCAGATCAGGTGGGATCTGCTATAGTACCCTTAGGATTAAAATGTATGAATTGATGTCTGGCAAAACTTAAGTGTTGAACAGCCTAGGCTAAGTGTGTGAGAGAATGAAGAAGAGAGAGTCTAACACTTATAGAGTTTGAGATTTCTGGCTTAGAGGTGGCTTAGGCAACTTAGATTTTCAGCTAAAGGTTAAGACCTTTATGTAGGAAGCCTTAAACCCTAGGTTTATAATTCAAATCCCTTGAAAATAGCATAGTTAGCTAGATATTTACAAAAGACCAAAATACCCTTGATTCTAGATATTATTCAACTATTTTATTGGGCTTTTAGGGCCCAAATTGCAGCCCACCTTTGATGTCCACGTGTAGGGATGTCTTGTGGGGCATGCAGTGCAATCCTTGGCCGGCTAAGGCTTTGTGCTAGCCAGGCTGGCTAGCCCATGATGCTATCCCTAGCCTAGCCGGCTATGGGGCCGGCCAGGGGTGGCTGGCCAGCTCCTGAGAGTGAGCTGGTCTGTCACTTGATCCCCATTTGAGTGCCGAGGTCTTCGTTTGCTCGGATTCTGACTTGACCTTCCTTTTAGTGAGTTGTACTACTACGTGACACGAGTTCTGTCTACGTAAGCATGCCACGTGATGAggacaaaaattgggataacatatatatttttttttaaaaaaattaatatgtagtaaatatatttttataatttttattaactaatttattatatttagctattttattatttttcttaaaaacacATTTACTAATTTAATTTACAAATTTAGAGCTATTTTTTATGGTGTTATACTGAAATTTCTAACCTTTTAACTTTTTCAACTGTGGGgtggaatttttttaaaaaatactgtgtaCTGTATTAAGTTATAGTTGTTTCATGGTTATttcactgttgttttaattgttttacggttgttttataaaaagacagtatttgtataaaaaaatttgtgtgagagtaaaattgtaaacttttacttaaaattcaattttttctttttttttttttttttttttttttttgtaaaaattccaTTTTCTATCTCCAACCCTTTCAAAAACCCACGAGTGTAATTTCTACTGTAATAAGTGTGGGTATGTTTGACAAAGCCCAAAATCAGAAACCCAATTATGATAACCGACCCTCTTCTTCTATCACTCAACCCGGTTTCATCCAAAGTCACAGGCTCATAGCACAACTTCTCTCTCCATCACCCGTCCTCTCTCTACCGTTAATATCTCTAGAAAGATTATCAACCTCCTTTACTAACTGATCGGAGAGGAGGAATTCCGTTTCCGTTGTCGATCTCGGGTTCAGCACCACCTGCGCTTCACTCATTGGTTCCGGATAAACAATTACTTCACACACAGGTACGGTTGTATCTcttcttgttttttgttttttaaaatatatatataatagtttcTGTTTTGTAAAGTTCATAACAAATGTTAGGACTTCAATGACCCCGTATCCAATTGGAGTTATTCTTACTTATGAGAACGTAAAATTGAAAGGAATATAATTATGGAACTTTTCATTGTAAAAATCTTTAAGTAAGAATATGATACATGCTTTGGTAAGGAAGAGTGTTGTGAAGCTTTAGTTTTGACAAGCTAATATATTAACTtcataataagaaaaaataaagaccTTAGTTATAACTacacatatatttttatataagaaaaaaaaaatgatgtgatTGAGAATCACTGAAGCATCTGATGTTGGTAAAAAATGGATGTGCTTGTAGCTGTTTAGTCTTTATTCTTAGTTCTTTATCTGATTTCGTATTGCCACTAATGTTGAGTGTTCTGTGTGTGTGTGCTCAGTAACAGAAGACAAAAGTGGAGGTCTTGATTTCAAGAGCAACCAACACATTTATATGGTTGTTATGGCTGTGAACGTCTTGACCTCATGTAGTTTGAGTGTAACTCGTGGCTTCAGAAAGAATGAGCCATTGTATCCCAAATCATTCCTAGGCAATAGACACAGAATACTGGTTCAGTTCACTGGAAAGGGAAGTCAAAGCCAATGTTTTTATGGAAACAAAATGTTGTGTCCTAAGCTTACTGTGTATGCTGTCACCAAGGGTTCAGCAGAATCTAGCAAATCCGAAGAAACAGTACCCTCTTGGGCAAAACCAGATTCAGAAGAGCCACCTCCTTGGGCTCAGGGTGAAACGCAAAAAGCTGCATCAGAAAATGGATTTGAGGTTCCTTTCTTTGTTTATTTACTATCCTCAGCAATCACTGCAATTGCAGCAGTAAGTCCCCTTTCCCTAAGCTTTCACTTGTTCCACCTTTAGATGTATACATTAGACTAGAGAATCACTGCTTCATAAGTTAATATCTGTTTACAGTATAATTTTCAAATGATTTTGAGGTTCTGGACACGCAGATAGGTTCCGTTTTCGAGTATGCAAACCAAAAACCAGTCTTTGGAGTAGTGAACCCAGACAGCATTTTCTATGCTCCACTGCTGGGATTCTTTGCATTTACTGGCATTCCCACTTCTGTAAGTTGTCTTGTTAGTtcatcaattaatgaaattataatctGAGTGATACTGGCTTTTTCAATCAATACATACTTTCTACTGAGATCAGCTTTAGATGCTTGGCGAACTAGGAATATGGCACATAGAGAGATATACATATGTACTTACATGTATGTTATCCAGTGTTCATTTAAACCTCTCTTCACCTAAGAATGAGTGTTTGGTGTAGGCGTATTTGTGGTTCAAATCCGTTCAAGTGGCTAACAAAGAAGCCGAGGAGCAAGACAAGAAAGATGGCTACATGTAGGACAATCAAATCTTCTGATTTATGCCGTGGTCTTGGTACttcaatatttttcattttttaagaaattctGGATACATGTAGGAAAGCAGATAACTAGATTTCATATTCTGTCATTTCAAAATGTTTCTTTTTTGGGTTCTCACCACAGAGAATCTGGATCCCTACAGCATGTAAAATAGTGTATCAATACACtttgtatattttgtgtatttCATGCCAATATGATAATAATCgatattttattattgacaGTTCTACAAAATTAGCGGTTCTCTTTTTCTTAGGTATTAAAATTGTTTGTAATTCATACATGTGTGGAGAGATAAATCTTAATCTAACTTTAGCTTAACTTGTATTTTTGTTATA is part of the Cannabis sativa cultivar Pink pepper isolate KNU-18-1 chromosome 5, ASM2916894v1, whole genome shotgun sequence genome and encodes:
- the LOC115717196 gene encoding uncharacterized protein LOC115717196 produces the protein MVVMAVNVLTSCSLSVTRGFRKNEPLYPKSFLGNRHRILVQFTGKGSQSQCFYGNKMLCPKLTVYAVTKGSAESSKSEETVPSWAKPDSEEPPPWAQGETQKAASENGFEVPFFVYLLSSAITAIAAIGSVFEYANQKPVFGVVNPDSIFYAPLLGFFAFTGIPTSAYLWFKSVQVANKEAEEQDKKDGYM